A window of the Leptolyngbyaceae cyanobacterium genome harbors these coding sequences:
- a CDS encoding CHAT domain-containing protein, producing MKLFKLFLFFIITFTLVLILAKPGLNQSGTQSNTTVPNPINTNPEPVDGKGNLGSRNRVDRKAVEQIIQQAPPQQAIQTFEELQAVEFARQLGINFYGSTTSAEQIAQDLCNLAETTGKKTALIYVISLEQELQLFLVLPNPKPCNDPATKQNKDNLLIIRQVIPEANRQNLQEIVREFRAGITDVIRRNRYQKPGQKLYQWIIEPFKVPLLANQIDTLVFCMDSGLRSLPIAALYDGEKFLIEEYSVGLIPSFSLTDIRYFPIIKTPILAMGISKSTENQSPLPAVAVEVPTLANILWQGKGFLNEESTIDKLQSLSRQESFRIIHIATHAEFKPGKLAESYIQFWNSKLRLDRLKLLSRQLGWNESPKVEMLVLSACRTAVGSEQAELGFAGLAVQAGVKTAVGSLWYASDEGSLALMTEFYNKLKNGPIKTEGLREAQLAMLKAQVRVEKGELVLSDNLRLPLPPELANSSETSFSHPYYWSGYTMIGNWN from the coding sequence ATGAAATTATTTAAGTTATTTCTATTTTTTATTATCACTTTTACTTTGGTTTTGATATTAGCCAAACCAGGGCTAAATCAATCGGGAACTCAGTCAAATACAACTGTTCCCAATCCTATCAATACGAATCCAGAACCTGTAGATGGTAAAGGTAATTTGGGTAGTAGAAATAGGGTCGATCGCAAAGCTGTCGAGCAAATTATTCAACAAGCACCTCCTCAACAAGCAATTCAAACATTTGAAGAACTACAAGCAGTAGAATTTGCCAGACAACTTGGTATTAACTTTTATGGTAGCACTACTTCTGCCGAACAAATAGCTCAAGACCTTTGCAACTTAGCAGAAACAACAGGTAAAAAAACCGCTCTAATTTATGTAATATCTTTAGAACAAGAATTACAATTATTTTTAGTCCTTCCCAATCCTAAACCTTGTAACGATCCGGCTACTAAACAAAATAAGGATAATCTTTTAATTATTCGTCAAGTAATTCCAGAGGCAAATCGCCAAAATTTGCAAGAAATTGTGAGGGAATTTCGGGCTGGCATTACTGATGTCATCCGCCGGAATAGATATCAAAAACCAGGTCAAAAGCTTTATCAATGGATAATCGAACCGTTTAAAGTACCACTTTTAGCAAACCAAATAGATACTTTAGTATTCTGTATGGATTCTGGTTTGCGTTCCCTACCCATTGCTGCTTTATACGACGGGGAAAAATTTCTGATCGAAGAATACAGCGTAGGTTTAATTCCTAGTTTTAGCCTCACCGATATCCGCTACTTTCCCATTATCAAAACTCCCATATTAGCAATGGGAATATCAAAGAGTACAGAAAATCAATCTCCTTTGCCGGCAGTAGCCGTTGAAGTGCCGACTTTAGCTAACATTCTTTGGCAGGGTAAAGGATTTTTGAATGAAGAATCAACCATAGATAAACTGCAATCTCTCAGTCGTCAAGAAAGTTTTAGAATTATTCACATCGCTACTCATGCCGAATTTAAACCAGGAAAATTAGCAGAATCTTACATCCAATTTTGGAATTCTAAACTCAGGCTAGATCGATTAAAATTACTTTCCCGTCAGTTGGGATGGAATGAATCTCCAAAAGTAGAAATGCTGGTGTTAAGTGCTTGTCGCACGGCAGTCGGAAGCGAACAAGCAGAATTGGGATTTGCAGGTTTAGCCGTGCAAGCAGGTGTAAAAACGGCAGTAGGAAGTCTTTGGTATGCTAGTGATGAAGGTTCGCTGGCATTGATGACGGAATTTTATAATAAGTTGAAAAATGGCCCAATTAAAACAGAAGGTTTGAGAGAAGCACAATTAGCAATGTTAAAAGCACAAGTTCGCGTAGAAAAAGGAGAATTAGTATTATCTGATAACCTCAGACTTCCGCTTCCACCAGAATTAGCTAATAGCAGCGAAACAAGTTTTTCTCATCCCTATTATTGGTCTGGATATACCATGATTGGTAATTGGAATTAA